In Myxococcales bacterium, the DNA window ATGTACACGTTGGTGATCAGGTTGACCGCGAACAGCACGCCCAGCGCGGGAAGCTGCCACAGCCAGCGGCGCAATCGCCAATGCAGGCACCGCCACCGTTTCAGGCCGGAATCGCCGACGAAATCGGCGAGCCGCCGCTCCTGCCAACCCGTCCGCCGCCGCAGTTGCGCGGCCTCGCCGGCGAGATCGCGCGCCTGGCGCTGGGTTTTTTGCAGGTCGCCGCGCAGCCGGTCGGCTTCCGCCAGGCGTTCGGTCAGGGCGCGGCGCGCGTTTTCGGCCTCGGCCTGGGCTTCGCGCCACGCGTTTTCCATCGCCTGCAGTCGTTGCGCCTGCCGCGCGATCTTGTCGGCCAGTTCGCCGAACCGCTTTTCGGCGCCGTCGACGTAATGCTCTTTCTCGTGGACCGCCCGCTCCAATTCGACCAGCTTGGCGGCCATTCCGGCGCTCAGTTCGTCGCGCTCGCTTTCCATGGCCTGCCGGTCGGCGCGAGCCTGCCGAATATCGTTTTGCAGCGCGGCCAGCCGTGTCTCGGCCTCTTCCGCCCGCCGGCGGGTTTCGGCCAGGTCGCTTTCGGTTATGGCCAGCGCGGCGCGCAACTCCGTCGCGCGGCTCTCGTCGGCCGCGGCCAGAGTGTCGAGTTTTTCGCCGAGGCGCCGGATCTCGGCGACGAGCTCCTGCTCGTGCGCCGAAGGGTTCCGGTCGCCGTTTTCTCCGTTTGCCACGCTTGGTTCCAACCCGTCCATCATTGGTCCGGGGATTCTATGCCAAATAGACCGGTCCCGCAAATCCGCCGCCGGATCATCGCCCGCCTTCGACGAGCGAAAAATCGGGCCGCCGGATGAAAAAAGGGCCGCTCCCCGCGGAGCGGCCCCGGAATCGTCGATCGTCGCTTAGCCTTTGTACTGCAGGTTCTCGAGCAAACCGGCCGCGCCCATGCCGCCGCCGATGCACATCGAAACGATGCCGTACTTCAGGTTGTTGTCGATCATGTGATAGATGATCTGCGTGGAGAGCTTCGCGCCGGTGCAGCCGAGCGGGTGGCCCAACGCGATCGCGCCGCCATTCGGGTTGACGCGCGGGTCGTTTTCGATGCCCAGCTCGCGGCAGCAATAGATGGCCTGCGAAGCGAACGCCTCGTTGATCTCGAACACGCCGATATCATTGAGGGTGAGTTCTTTTTCGCCCTTGGCCTTGCGCAGCTTGTTGACCGATTTCATCAATTCCGGAATCGCCAACGCCGGACCGATGCCCATGTAATCCGGATCGAAACCGACGACCCGGTAGCCCACCATCCGCGCCATCGGCTTGATGCCCTTGGCGTCGGCGACTTCCTTGGCCATCAAGACCAGGGCGGCGGCGCCGTCGCTCATCTGCGAGGCGTTGCCGGCCGTGACCGAACCCATGCCCTGGGTTTCGGGGTAGGTGGATTTCGGATTGGCGAAGGCCGGTTTCAGGCCCGCCAGGCCTTCGTAGGTCGAGTCACCGCGGGGGCCTTCATCGACTTCGAAGGTGAATTCCTTCACGCCGCCTTTGCCGTTGTAGATCTTGGTTTTCAAGGGCACGATTTGCGCCTTGAAGCGTCCTTCGGCGACGGCCTTGGCGGCCTTCAAATTCGACTCGAGCCCGAATTTGTCCTGGTCCTCGCGGCTGACATTGTACTTTTTCGCGACGTTCTCGGCCGTTTGGCCCATGCCGACGTAAGCCTTGTGATACTTTTCGGCGAGTTTCAGGTTCGGCACGATCTTGTTGCCGCCCATGGGGATCATCGACATGGTTTCGGCGCCGCCGGCGACGCCGATGTCAATCATGCCGCTGGCGATGTCGTTGTGGAGAATCCACATCGACTGGATGCCGGAGCAGCAATAGCGGTTAATGGTGAAGGCCGGCATTTCATCCGGCAGGTCGGCGCAGTGGACGGCCTGGCGGGCAAGGTTCATGCCTTGCTCGCCTTCGGGCATCGCGCAACCGAAGATGACATCCTGGACTTCCTTCGGATCGATACCGGCGCGTTTGATCGCCTCGGCGAGAACCACGCCGGCCATGTCGTCAGGCCGCGTATGAACTAGATTTCCGCGTTTGGCCTTGCCCACGGCGGTGCGGCAAGCGGAAACGATAACGACTTCTCTCATGGTTCGCTTCCTCCCGTCTGCTAGTTACGCAAGGGTTTGTTGTTTTGGAGCATGAACGCGATGCGCTCGCGGGTCTTGGGCTCACCCAGGAGGCTCATGAAGGCTTCGCGCTCGAGGTCCAACAGTTCCCATTCGCTGATCGTCTGGCCTTCCCAGCGGTTGCCGCCGGCGAGGATGTGGGCCAGTTTCGTCGCGATGAAAACGTCGTAGTCGCTGATCCAACCGGAATCCCGCATACCCTTGGCGCCGACGATGAAGGCCGCTTTCGTGCTTTCGCCGCCGACGGGGATGTCGACGCGCGGCAAGCCCGGATCGAAGCCCGCTTTCCGCATGCCCAACGCCACCTGCTTGGCTTTGTAGATGAGCAGGTCGCGGTTCGGCACCATGATGTCGGTCGCGCGCAGGATCATGTTGTCCACGGCGTCCTTCATGCCGACCGCCACCTTGGCCATCGCGACGTTCTCGAACGCTTTTTGCGCGAACGGCAGGATGGCGGTGTTGGCCGCGCCCTTGCCTTCGATCGTCCGCAAAACCATTTCCTTCGTGCCGCCGCCGGCCGGAATCACGCCAACGCCGACTTCGACCAGACCGATGTAGGTCTCGGCCGCCGCCACGACCTTCTGGCCGTGCAGGGTGATTTCGCAACCGCCGCCCAGGGCCATGCCCGCCGGAGCGGTGACGACCGGGCGCTTGCAGTACTTCATGCGCATGTTGGCGCGCTGCAGTTCGTAAGCCAGCTTTTCGACGACTTCGGATTGGCCCTGGTTCATCGCCATGAGAATCATGAAGATGTTGGCGCCGACCGAGAAGTTATCGGCGTGGTTGGCGACCACGGCCGCTTCGAATTTGCCTTCCTCGAGCAGATCGACCATCTTGTGCTGCATGTCGATGATGTCCTGGTCGATCGCGTTCATCTTGGTGTGGAACTCGAGGCACAGCACGCCGTCGCCGATGTCCCAGATCGTCGCGCCGTCGTTCTCGGCGACCTTGCCGATCGCGTCCTCGGACAACACGATGATCTTCGGGTCCTTGGCGACTTCGAGGTATTTGTGGCCGACCAGGTCGTACTGGTACAGCTTCTTGCCGTCCTTCTTGTAGAAGGTTTCGTTGCCCAGCTCGAGCATCTTCAGGATGTTGGCCGGCACCGGCTGGCCTTCCTTCTTCATCCGGTCGACGCTTTCGCGCAGGCCGATCGCATCCCACGTTTCGAACGGGCCGAGCTGCCAGTTGAAGCCCCATTTCATGCCGCGGTCGACTTCGAGGATCGTGTCGGAGATTTCGGGAATCCGGTTGGCGGCGTAGATCAGGCCCTGGCTGGCGACCTTCCACGCGAACTGGCCGGCTTTGTCGTCGGAATTGACGATTTTTTTCATGCGGGCGGCGAGGCCTTTTTCACCTTTGGCCGCTTTGATCGATTCGAATTCGGGCTTGGTGGCCTCGATGTATTCCATCTTGTTGTAATCGAGCACGAGGCGCTTCTTGCCGTCTTTCTTGTAGAAGCCGCCCTTGGTCTTGCCGCCGAGCCATTTCTTCTCGACCAGACCCTTCAGGAAGGCGGGCGGATCGAACACGTCGCGCTGTTCGTCATTCGGGCAACCGTTGAAGCAGGTTTCGGAAACGTGCTTCAAGGTGTCCAAACCGACCAGGTCCGCCGTCTTGAACGCGGCGGTCTTCGGGCGACCGAGCGGCGGGCCGACGATGGTGTCGACTTCGTCGATCCGCAGGCCCATTTCGGCCATGGCCTTCATGGTGGCCATCATGCCGTGCACGCCGATGCGGTTGGCGACGAAGTTGGGCGTGTCTTTCGCCCAGATGACGCCCTTGCCCAACGTGTCGGTGCAGAACTCGTCCATGAACTTGAGCAGTTCCGGCTTGCTCTTCGGATGCGGGATGATTTCGAGGAGTTTCATGAAGCGCACCGGATTGAAGAAGTGGGTGCCCATGAAATGTTCCTTGAGGGAATCCGAGCAATCCGCCGTCATCTCATCGACCGAAAGGCCGGAGGTGTTGGACGTGACGATCGAATCGGCCTTGCGGAACTTGTCCACCTTGGCGAGGATCTGCTTCTTGATGTCCATCCGCTCGACCACGACTTCGATGATCCAGTCGCAGTCGCCGATTTTCGCAAAGTCGTCGTCAAAGTTGCCGATTTCGATGAAATCGGCCGCCTTCGGCGTGTAAAAGGCGGGCGGTTTCGCCTTCAACGCGGCTTTGAGGCTTTCGGAAGCCAGCTTGTTGCGGACGTTCTTGTCGGTGGCGACCTTTTCCTTCTCTTTGTCCGTCAGCATATTGGGGAAGGGCACGATGTCCAGCATCACCACAGGGATGCCGCACCCGGCCAGATGAGCCGCAATGGCGCTGCCCATCACGCCGGAGCCCAACACCGCAGCTTTCCTGATCTGTCTGCTCATGCGAAGCTACCTCCTTTTGATTTATCACAATCAGGATAGAAATACTTATTTTGATACAAACAAAGGCGGCCAAAACGTGCCGTGACGCCTGGCTGTCCTGTCGTAGACTGGCGAGAGCGGATGCTCGGCAAAGTATCCTCTCGATTCGATTTTATGAATGAGTGCTCATTCAACCAGATTCTCGCAAAAGCCGCAAGAAAAAAATCCTGCTCGACTTTTCGTAGAGATCCCCGGAACCCCGACGGGTCGCCGCACGGCCTTGGCCAATGACGCGGCACCCCCTCAATTCAATATCTGACTGATGAACGCACCATATTCTTTACGGGTTGCGAAACGTATTGTAGCTGACGCCAAACAAACTGCAACCCACTTCGAAGAAAAAAATGGCTTGCCTTCGTTTTATTCCAAATCAATCAACACCATGCTGGAATTACATCTTGCTTTCGGATGGATCAATCGATGCTGGCCGCCCGACCTTTGCCCTTTTCCAAATCCTCCAGTGGAATTTGCAAATGCCAGGCGGCGCCGTCGCCCTCATAGACCAGGTGCACGAGGCCGGCGGCATCGATGGTCATCGCCAGGTCTTGAACCCCGTATTGGAAACCGCGATCCACCGTCGTCAGCCGCCAGGTCAGTCCGGTCTTCACCGCCACGATGATGCTGTTGTACTGGGTCTGTTTGACGAACGCCACCACCGGCGTCTCCGTTGGCGACAGAGCGATCGCCGTGCGTTGGTATTGATTGATCCCATCGGGAATGTTCGTGCGAACCCACTCGCCGTTGCCGGCGATCAGATCGCCCGTCGACATCAGCGTCCCGAAAAAATCCGTCGTATAGGAAACGTAAACCGTGCCGTCCGCCTTGCGAACCGCGTCGTTGTGGCTGCCCATGCGACGCATCGACGAGATTTCCGGGTCCGGCACCTCGATGGATTCGTGGTTCCAATTGACTCCAGGCTCACCCGGGTAGAAATAAAACAACGCTTCGTAGTCGACGTCACCGTAAATCGAGTAGCAATGCCACGTGCCCATGATGCCGGGCGTGTTGTCGTCGGCGAAGAGCAGCGAAACCGAGAAATCCGAGCCTTCGTTCCACCATTGGACGGTTTCGGCCACCCATTCCGGCCCCTTGGTGTAAATCAGCGCGCTATAATCCGCAAAGGGGATGGATTCATCGCGGCCGACCGCCGCGACGGCCGGGTTGCCCTCGTTGTCCAAAGCCAGGTCGTAATAGACGAACTCGCCTGGTTCAGACGTCGACAACGAACGGGGTTGCCAGTCGCCATCGCGGTTGGTCGCGTAGGTCAGCATGAAACCCCAATAAGCCAGGTGCGCCGCGCCGTCTTCGTCCACCACCACCGCCGGCGCCATGCCGTGAGCGTCCACCCAAGAGAAATTCCAAACGGCGGCGCCGCGTCGCGCCAGCCATACTTCCTGGGCGTCGGCTTTGATGCTCTGCACGCCGACGAAAGGACGGCCATTGCCGTTCAAGGCGATTCCGCCGGCGACCGCCTCGCCCGAATCGTCGATCGGCAACTCCCGCCATTTCTGTTCGGTTTGTTGGAGTAGGTAAACGCTTCCTTCATCCGAATCGGGATAAAGAATCGTGCTGTTTTCACCGGAAATGTCGATGGCGCTATATTGATATATTTTTCTCTGGCTTTCGACCGACTCCACATCCCATTGGATATCTCCTTGGATCGCCTTCCAGAGATTATCGGCGTCAACATCATTAAAGAGGATTACACAGTGGTTCTCTTCATTTATCTCTAATACCGGGATTGAGCTGCGGAGCCCTCCCAAATCAATAGTTTTCAAACTCCAACCTAATTCATTTTTTATTGCAAGACAGTTTGGTTCATCACCATAAAAGAATAGGTAAACAACATCATCAGGCCCTACGGTAATTGCCTGTCCATTGTTCAATTGCCCATCAACCGCTGTTTCAACAATCCAGCCATCAACTGTTTTTGTAGCGTAAGTCAGCTTCCGGAAAATCAGAGAATAAACTAGATGCGGCCGATTCTGGGAATCCAATGCCAAACGTGGTCGACATTTTGCGGTGAGGTCTCCCGAATCCACCTCTTCGACCACCCAAGCACCCGAGCGATTGGTGGCATAAAGCGCTTTGTCTTTGTAAACGTCCGGTAAAAACGCCGCGTGCAAATAACCCTCGCTATCCGCCTTGAAATCGAATTCGTACAAACCCGTACTCGGCCAATAGGCGTAATCGGCCACCTTTTCGAATTGCCATTCGCCGCCGACCTTTCGCGCCACGGCCAACCGATCGTTGACGATATCCTGAAACAAAATGTTCAATTCGCCGTCCGGCTTCACCGCCACCGCCGGCAGGACGGCGCCGTGCGCCACCAAATCGCGCGAAACGATCGCGCCGTCCTTGACGTAGGTGACGAACAGCGTCCGGCCCTTGATAAACGCCGCCGCCAGCGTGCCGTCCGCCAACCGCCCGACGCTCAACCCGTTTTCC includes these proteins:
- a CDS encoding thiolase family protein, coding for MREVVIVSACRTAVGKAKRGNLVHTRPDDMAGVVLAEAIKRAGIDPKEVQDVIFGCAMPEGEQGMNLARQAVHCADLPDEMPAFTINRYCCSGIQSMWILHNDIASGMIDIGVAGGAETMSMIPMGGNKIVPNLKLAEKYHKAYVGMGQTAENVAKKYNVSREDQDKFGLESNLKAAKAVAEGRFKAQIVPLKTKIYNGKGGVKEFTFEVDEGPRGDSTYEGLAGLKPAFANPKSTYPETQGMGSVTAGNASQMSDGAAALVLMAKEVADAKGIKPMARMVGYRVVGFDPDYMGIGPALAIPELMKSVNKLRKAKGEKELTLNDIGVFEINEAFASQAIYCCRELGIENDPRVNPNGGAIALGHPLGCTGAKLSTQIIYHMIDNNLKYGIVSMCIGGGMGAAGLLENLQYKG
- a CDS encoding 3-hydroxyacyl-CoA dehydrogenase; this translates as MSRQIRKAAVLGSGVMGSAIAAHLAGCGIPVVMLDIVPFPNMLTDKEKEKVATDKNVRNKLASESLKAALKAKPPAFYTPKAADFIEIGNFDDDFAKIGDCDWIIEVVVERMDIKKQILAKVDKFRKADSIVTSNTSGLSVDEMTADCSDSLKEHFMGTHFFNPVRFMKLLEIIPHPKSKPELLKFMDEFCTDTLGKGVIWAKDTPNFVANRIGVHGMMATMKAMAEMGLRIDEVDTIVGPPLGRPKTAAFKTADLVGLDTLKHVSETCFNGCPNDEQRDVFDPPAFLKGLVEKKWLGGKTKGGFYKKDGKKRLVLDYNKMEYIEATKPEFESIKAAKGEKGLAARMKKIVNSDDKAGQFAWKVASQGLIYAANRIPEISDTILEVDRGMKWGFNWQLGPFETWDAIGLRESVDRMKKEGQPVPANILKMLELGNETFYKKDGKKLYQYDLVGHKYLEVAKDPKIIVLSEDAIGKVAENDGATIWDIGDGVLCLEFHTKMNAIDQDIIDMQHKMVDLLEEGKFEAAVVANHADNFSVGANIFMILMAMNQGQSEVVEKLAYELQRANMRMKYCKRPVVTAPAGMALGGGCEITLHGQKVVAAAETYIGLVEVGVGVIPAGGGTKEMVLRTIEGKGAANTAILPFAQKAFENVAMAKVAVGMKDAVDNMILRATDIMVPNRDLLIYKAKQVALGMRKAGFDPGLPRVDIPVGGESTKAAFIVGAKGMRDSGWISDYDVFIATKLAHILAGGNRWEGQTISEWELLDLEREAFMSLLGEPKTRERIAFMLQNNKPLRN